AGCTGATCGAACTCGGCTGCGGCGGGCTTCTCGGAGTGAACGCCGGCAGTGTCGAGGAGCCACGGATGATCCAGCTGCGCTACCGGCCGGTCGGCCCGGCGACCGGGAATCTCGCGTTGGTCGGCAAGGGCATCACCTATGACGCGGGCGGCCTCGCACTCAAGCCCAACAACGCGATGCACGCGGCGATGAAGATGGACATGTCGGGCGCCGGCGCTGTCTTCGCCGCCATGACGGCGCTCGCCGAGCTCGGCTGCACCAATACGGTCACCGGTTACCTGATGTGCACGGACAACCTGCCCTCCGGCAGCGCGATCGCTCTCGGCGACGTGCTGCGTATCCACGGCGGCACGACCGTCGAGGTGAAGAATCCGGATGCCGAGGGTCGCCTGGTGATGGCGGATGCGATTGTGCTCGCGAAAGAGGCGGGGGTTGACGCGATCGTAGACATCGCGACTCTCACCGGGGCTGCGATGTCCGCACTCGGAACGATGATGGCACCGGTGTTCGGCAACGATCAATCGATTGTCGATCAGGTGCTGGCGGCGTCCGCTGTGACGGACGAGGCGCTCTGGCAGTTCCCGCTGGAACGTCGGTACCGCGACCAATTGAACTCGGACATCGCCGACATCTCAAACCTCGGCGGGCCGTATGGCGGCTCGATCACCGCAGCGTTGTTCTTGGCGCACTTCGTCGGCGAGACCCCGTGGGCGCACCTGGACATCTGCGGGCCGATGATGTCGGGTAAGGACAGCTCGTGGCGCTCGAAGGGCCC
The Rathayibacter sp. SW19 DNA segment above includes these coding regions:
- a CDS encoding leucyl aminopeptidase family protein; its protein translation is MPFTPHMLIPDSFQLGPSHVLTPTINRVDTPGAGTDALGYAVPDSGPVPEVIGLDREALRAVGFTGKVGQALALPHENAPVLIAVGIGAAGALTAATLRDAAAALARAAKNERHLATDLVAAAMEAAALDAQVAASVVVEGVLLARYRYDELKTKAETVPLETLELLGIGRTENEPVASGASRGLTLARAGMLARDLASAPPAYLTATNFADFALDVGAQTGLEVTVFDKAQLIELGCGGLLGVNAGSVEEPRMIQLRYRPVGPATGNLALVGKGITYDAGGLALKPNNAMHAAMKMDMSGAGAVFAAMTALAELGCTNTVTGYLMCTDNLPSGSAIALGDVLRIHGGTTVEVKNPDAEGRLVMADAIVLAKEAGVDAIVDIATLTGAAMSALGTMMAPVFGNDQSIVDQVLAASAVTDEALWQFPLERRYRDQLNSDIADISNLGGPYGGSITAALFLAHFVGETPWAHLDICGPMMSGKDSSWRSKGPTGFGARLLAEFAVAFRP